From a region of the Sporosarcina ureilytica genome:
- a CDS encoding enoyl-CoA hydratase/isomerase family protein, which produces MAYQIEVNNGIAKFIINRPERRNAINTAVADGLEDFLEQVEKNPDIAYVVITGAGEEAFCSGGDLSEYQSLWTAADAFPMLSRMAHLLFRLATLPMPVIALVNGTAVGGGCELAMACDYRVVSSKAKAGFIQGTLAITTGWGGATLLFEKDGKHDRVFKLLSEARVHSAEEMLQIEWATMLFEGSAEEGLQQFLEKMSTIHPSVHRAYKKVAIRKWTADFLLERMLEEVRQCSILWESDAHHEAVARFLQKSNKS; this is translated from the coding sequence ATGGCTTATCAAATTGAAGTTAATAACGGTATTGCGAAATTTATTATCAATCGTCCAGAAAGAAGGAATGCAATAAATACAGCAGTTGCGGATGGTTTGGAGGATTTCTTGGAACAAGTCGAGAAAAATCCAGACATTGCTTACGTAGTTATTACTGGAGCGGGTGAAGAAGCTTTTTGTTCAGGAGGAGATTTGTCTGAATATCAATCTTTATGGACAGCGGCTGATGCTTTTCCGATGTTAAGTAGAATGGCTCACTTATTATTTCGGTTAGCGACGTTACCAATGCCTGTCATTGCCCTTGTGAATGGTACGGCTGTAGGTGGAGGTTGTGAACTAGCGATGGCTTGTGACTATCGAGTCGTTTCAAGTAAAGCGAAAGCTGGGTTTATTCAAGGGACGTTAGCCATTACAACGGGATGGGGTGGCGCAACATTACTGTTCGAAAAAGATGGAAAACATGACCGCGTATTTAAATTGTTATCAGAAGCGAGAGTACATAGTGCAGAGGAAATGCTTCAAATAGAATGGGCAACCATGTTATTTGAAGGAAGTGCTGAAGAAGGGTTACAACAATTTCTTGAAAAAATGTCTACCATCCATCCGTCAGTGCATAGGGCTTATAAAAAAGTAGCAATACGAAAATGGACCGCGGACTTTTTACTAGAACGAATGCTAGAAGAGGTTAGGCAATGTTCAATATTATGGGAAAGTGATGCGCACCACGAGGCAGTTGCTCGCTTCCTTCAGAAGAGTAACAAATCATGA
- the rpmF gene encoding 50S ribosomal protein L32 encodes MAVPKRRTSKTVTKQRRTHKKLQVPGMTSCDNCGELKLAHRICKSCGHYKGKEVAGE; translated from the coding sequence ATGGCTGTACCAAAAAGAAGAACATCTAAAACAGTTACAAAACAACGCCGTACTCACAAGAAATTACAAGTACCGGGTATGACTTCATGTGATAACTGTGGCGAATTAAAATTAGCACACCGCATTTGTAAATCATGCGGACACTACAAAGGAAAAGAAGTTGCAGGCGAATAA
- a CDS encoding YceD family protein gives MKWSINQLQRYRQGNMPFDEMVNLESVIKRNPEIRAIAPVHVTGSCKIGEGKVECNFQLEGTLVLPCARTWEDADFPFSIQSTETFGWDENVLQADDEIHPVEGDFVELNPIFEELILLEIPLQVYSERAEDMKKVDGKGWSYTTDEAYSAHLEESKPKVDPRLASLADFFDKKDE, from the coding sequence GTGAAATGGTCTATCAATCAATTACAAAGATACAGGCAAGGGAATATGCCATTTGACGAAATGGTCAATCTTGAATCCGTAATAAAACGGAACCCCGAAATACGGGCTATTGCTCCTGTTCATGTAACTGGAAGTTGCAAAATCGGTGAAGGAAAAGTCGAATGTAACTTTCAACTTGAAGGGACGCTTGTATTGCCATGTGCGCGAACTTGGGAAGACGCAGATTTTCCGTTTTCAATCCAATCAACCGAAACTTTCGGATGGGATGAAAATGTACTTCAGGCAGATGATGAAATTCATCCTGTTGAAGGAGATTTTGTAGAATTGAACCCTATTTTCGAAGAACTTATCCTCCTTGAAATCCCACTTCAAGTATACAGCGAACGGGCTGAAGACATGAAGAAGGTTGACGGGAAGGGTTGGTCATATACGACTGACGAGGCGTATAGTGCCCATCTAGAAGAGAGTAAACCGAAAGTAGACCCGAGGCTCGCAAGTTTGGCAGATTTTTTTGATAAGAAAGACGAATAA
- a CDS encoding nucleotidyltransferase, which yields MSILKATGIVVEYNPFHNGHKLHATEARKTTNAQIIIAVMSGNFLQRGEPAFVDKWARTEMALQNGIDIVFELPYAFATAHAPTFAEGAIKILDAACCDFYCFGSEDGHIQPFENSMALLDNQHTQYERKIKEAVQHGISYPQAVNAAYKDTVQTDNTNRPYVDLSKPNNILGFHYMQAAKQINSNMQAATIQRMGAAYHDEELKDQRIASATGIRKSYFETNTLHDTQNFLPGSVYQLLKAWQGDHSAFGSWKSFYPLLRLIILRDGPKRLAHVADVTEGIENLFYRAAVNHDTFDGFMHTVKSKRYTWTRIQRMLTHIFTGYSYNTRSKINTPTYLRLLGMTQAGRLYLNKQKKNFKLPIVSKVSSFSDPSLDIDIHAANLYALGLGKSEMNVDYKNIPIFIRESQ from the coding sequence GTGAGCATTTTGAAAGCAACAGGAATCGTTGTTGAATATAACCCATTCCATAATGGACATAAACTTCACGCGACAGAAGCCCGTAAGACAACAAATGCCCAAATAATTATTGCTGTGATGAGCGGTAATTTTCTACAAAGAGGGGAACCCGCTTTTGTAGACAAATGGGCACGAACCGAAATGGCATTACAAAATGGGATTGATATCGTTTTTGAACTTCCGTACGCCTTTGCAACAGCCCATGCACCGACCTTCGCTGAGGGAGCCATTAAGATTTTAGACGCAGCTTGCTGTGATTTCTACTGTTTCGGAAGTGAAGACGGGCATATTCAGCCATTTGAAAATAGTATGGCATTACTTGATAACCAGCATACACAGTACGAACGAAAAATTAAAGAAGCGGTTCAACATGGAATCAGTTATCCTCAGGCAGTAAATGCAGCCTATAAAGATACGGTTCAAACAGACAACACCAATCGACCTTATGTCGACTTATCTAAACCGAATAATATTTTAGGCTTTCATTATATGCAAGCTGCAAAACAAATAAATTCAAACATGCAAGCTGCAACAATCCAACGCATGGGTGCAGCTTATCACGACGAGGAATTGAAAGACCAAAGAATTGCCAGTGCAACTGGCATTCGAAAATCCTACTTTGAAACGAACACATTACACGACACTCAAAATTTTCTCCCAGGCAGCGTATACCAACTCCTGAAGGCTTGGCAGGGTGACCATTCGGCTTTTGGCAGTTGGAAGTCCTTCTATCCACTGTTACGCCTTATCATCTTACGTGATGGCCCTAAACGTCTCGCGCATGTCGCAGACGTCACAGAAGGCATTGAGAACCTTTTTTACCGTGCAGCTGTCAATCACGATACCTTTGACGGCTTTATGCATACAGTCAAATCCAAACGTTATACGTGGACGCGTATACAACGGATGCTCACACATATTTTCACAGGCTATTCGTATAATACTCGCTCAAAAATTAACACGCCTACCTACTTACGATTATTAGGCATGACACAAGCAGGACGTCTTTATTTAAATAAACAAAAAAAGAACTTTAAGCTTCCAATTGTCAGCAAGGTTTCTTCTTTTTCCGATCCTTCACTGGATATTGATATACACGCCGCCAATCTATACGCATTAGGACTAGGTAAATCAGAAATGAATGTAGATTATAAAAATATCCCAATCTTCATCCGCGAATCACAGTAA
- a CDS encoding nucleobase:cation symporter-2 family protein has translation MRNAGRTTALGIQHVLAMYAGAVIVPLIVGEAIGLNSVQLTYLVSIDILMCGVATILQIMNNRFFGIGLPVVLGCTFTAVGPMIAIGGEFGISAIYGAIIVSGLFVIGISRYFGMLVRFFPPVVTGTVVTIIGITLIPVAINNAGGGLGASNFGSMTNISLAFGTLLFIILLYKFSTGFVRAISILLGLLAGSIAALFLGIVDFAPVNEASVFHMVKPFYFGLPTFEWSAILTMILVAIVSLVESTGVYFALGDICERKLKKDDLAKGYRAEGIAVLLGGIFNAFPYTTFSQNVGLVQMSGVKSRRVILVTGIMLITLGFVPKIAALTTIIPTSVLGGAMIAMFGMVISQGIKMLSETFTSSQENPMIIACSIGIGLGVTVAPELFANLPKSLQMFTSNGIVAGSLTAIALNIVFNIIPSAKTEQTNLAEQEV, from the coding sequence ATGAGAAATGCGGGTAGAACAACAGCACTAGGCATTCAACACGTTTTAGCGATGTATGCAGGCGCAGTCATTGTGCCATTAATCGTTGGAGAAGCAATTGGGCTTAATTCAGTACAATTAACTTATCTTGTATCGATTGATATATTGATGTGCGGCGTTGCAACGATTTTGCAAATTATGAACAACCGTTTCTTCGGAATTGGGCTTCCAGTTGTTCTTGGTTGTACATTTACAGCTGTAGGCCCAATGATCGCGATTGGAGGCGAGTTTGGTATTTCTGCCATTTATGGCGCGATCATTGTGTCTGGTCTCTTTGTCATCGGGATTAGTCGATACTTTGGGATGCTTGTTCGATTTTTTCCGCCAGTTGTTACAGGTACGGTTGTGACGATTATCGGAATTACGTTAATTCCGGTAGCGATTAATAATGCTGGTGGTGGCCTAGGGGCAAGTAATTTTGGCTCAATGACGAATATTTCACTCGCATTCGGAACATTGCTTTTTATTATCCTTTTATATAAATTTTCTACCGGATTTGTTCGTGCAATTTCTATATTATTAGGACTTCTCGCAGGTTCTATTGCCGCATTGTTTTTAGGTATTGTTGATTTTGCTCCTGTTAATGAAGCTTCCGTATTTCATATGGTGAAGCCATTTTATTTTGGATTACCTACCTTTGAATGGTCTGCTATTTTGACAATGATTTTAGTCGCTATCGTTTCTTTAGTAGAGTCTACCGGTGTTTATTTTGCATTAGGTGATATTTGTGAGCGCAAATTAAAAAAAGATGACCTTGCAAAAGGGTATCGTGCTGAAGGAATTGCAGTGCTCTTAGGCGGCATATTCAATGCGTTTCCATATACGACCTTTTCTCAAAACGTAGGACTTGTTCAAATGTCAGGTGTTAAGTCAAGAAGAGTTATTTTAGTGACAGGGATTATGTTAATTACGTTGGGATTCGTACCGAAAATCGCGGCATTGACGACGATTATTCCGACATCGGTGCTAGGTGGCGCAATGATTGCGATGTTTGGGATGGTTATTTCACAGGGCATTAAAATGTTGAGTGAAACTTTTACATCTTCACAAGAGAATCCGATGATTATTGCTTGTTCTATTGGAATTGGACTTGGCGTAACAGTTGCACCTGAGTTATTTGCAAATTTACCTAAGAGTCTTCAGATGTTTACGAGTAATGGAATTGTAGCAGGTAGTTTAACGGCAATTGCATTAAATATCGTATTTAATATTATTCCGTCTGCAAAGACAGAGCAGACAAATTTAGCAGAACAGGAAGTATAA
- a CDS encoding xanthine phosphoribosyltransferase: MEQLKNKIMHEGKVLSDTVLKVDSFLNHQIDPELMQEIGKEFAERFRNSNITKILSIESSGIAPAMMAGLYLGVPVIFARKRKSLTLTDRLYSSSVYSFTKKETNEISVSKDFLVKEDVVLLIDDFLANGQAVHGLVDIIEQAEAQLAGVGIVIEKGFQSGGTEIRDKGIRVESLAIVRSLENGEVAFQEEEENAK; the protein is encoded by the coding sequence TTGGAACAATTGAAGAACAAGATTATGCATGAAGGTAAAGTACTATCAGACACTGTATTAAAAGTAGATTCTTTTCTTAATCATCAAATCGATCCGGAATTAATGCAAGAAATAGGTAAGGAATTTGCAGAACGATTTCGGAATTCAAATATAACGAAGATTTTATCGATTGAATCCTCAGGGATTGCTCCCGCTATGATGGCTGGTCTATATCTAGGTGTCCCTGTGATTTTTGCACGTAAAAGAAAATCGCTCACTTTGACAGATAGGTTGTATTCATCAAGTGTCTATTCATTTACGAAAAAAGAAACAAATGAAATATCCGTTTCAAAAGACTTTTTAGTAAAAGAAGATGTTGTTCTATTAATTGATGATTTTTTAGCGAATGGACAAGCGGTTCATGGACTTGTGGATATTATCGAACAAGCTGAAGCGCAATTAGCTGGTGTAGGCATTGTCATCGAAAAGGGATTCCAATCTGGCGGTACAGAAATTCGGGATAAAGGGATTCGCGTAGAGTCTCTCGCGATTGTTCGTTCTTTGGAAAACGGTGAAGTTGCATTCCAAGAAGAGGAGGAAAATGCAAAATGA
- a CDS encoding SepM family pheromone-processing serine protease, with protein sequence MRMKRIGIATIILVVLAGLFFYPMDSYITQPGGAYDLAPLVEVVGGDEEDMGTFSLMTISLSKTTPVTYALSRFSDKRKLLQAENVRRHGENEAEYNLRQKRLMSDSQFNAITVAFGKAGIPVDIELNGVFVMQVLPKGASSNILEIGDIIHEIDGIKLSTSGEFVEHISEKQLGDEVQLTVERNEEMLDVVVALQEIPNGDGRVGLGIQFQEDRIVTTKPEVTIHTSNIGGPSAGLMFTLEILNRLLVDEDITKGYHIAGTGEMLEDGSVGRIGGADFKVMAADKDGIEIFFAPDDEIPEEVRQLNPGIQSNYEEALQTAKAIRTKMKIVPVKTIDDALNYLNDLQPKSSDL encoded by the coding sequence GTACGACCTTGCGCCTCTTGTGGAAGTAGTTGGTGGAGATGAGGAGGATATGGGCACATTCAGCTTAATGACCATATCTCTGTCTAAGACGACGCCCGTTACTTATGCACTTTCCAGATTTTCGGATAAACGTAAGTTATTGCAGGCAGAAAATGTGAGAAGGCATGGTGAAAATGAGGCCGAATATAATCTGCGTCAAAAAAGGCTCATGTCTGATTCGCAGTTTAATGCAATTACAGTAGCGTTTGGGAAAGCTGGTATTCCAGTCGATATTGAATTGAACGGCGTTTTCGTCATGCAAGTTCTACCCAAAGGGGCATCTTCCAATATATTAGAAATTGGGGATATTATTCATGAAATTGACGGGATTAAACTGTCGACCTCAGGTGAGTTTGTTGAGCACATTTCCGAAAAGCAACTTGGGGATGAAGTACAATTAACAGTCGAGCGAAATGAAGAAATGCTAGATGTAGTTGTCGCATTACAAGAAATCCCCAACGGTGACGGACGTGTAGGACTTGGCATACAATTTCAAGAAGACCGGATTGTGACAACAAAACCCGAAGTAACAATCCATACTTCCAATATTGGCGGACCCTCAGCAGGGTTAATGTTTACGTTGGAAATACTGAATCGGTTACTCGTGGATGAAGATATTACAAAAGGCTATCACATCGCGGGAACCGGGGAAATGTTAGAGGATGGTTCAGTTGGAAGGATTGGCGGTGCAGACTTCAAAGTGATGGCTGCTGACAAAGATGGCATTGAAATCTTTTTTGCACCTGATGATGAGATACCAGAAGAAGTTAGGCAATTGAACCCCGGTATTCAATCCAACTATGAAGAGGCTTTACAAACCGCAAAAGCAATAAGAACGAAAATGAAAATTGTTCCAGTGAAGACCATCGATGACGCGCTTAATTATTTAAATGATTTACAACCGAAATCATCCGACTTATAA